Proteins encoded in a region of the Apostichopus japonicus isolate 1M-3 chromosome 19, ASM3797524v1, whole genome shotgun sequence genome:
- the LOC139960104 gene encoding uncharacterized protein isoform X3 yields the protein MSYANKGYDYQQNKNGHFKHLCTEHLLLAHISGCSVFLYSVLMMYSCIINMIIVYTFIHPANMDKRSCSYQYGESDNGDREAFNILNSIRGGMDSQTELFSSNNDELEEDDGHEEYGDEEYGDEEDEEEVDEEEVDEVLDDQWEGKVKPAALHKKSGRIIRKCPLCQSDQVRLGDHLRVTHKIPLLARRKILYENGLMHSYIHKSIMIFYWLCRVPISHAEKQRTSKCYQSLLDTAKWSKPNVIESQKKSGKNSCTDDEDLDPCLEQFKKYETAKHRGTPAAKKALQHFRQLQILMERLHLSIRQLMLPSTAQKTVELLNDDGKQPKTIQCYLLSLKKLANFLAVNTSAASTNGVTVASADRMVRAVDDFVSSMRPEALRREKFLRSQIAGILLSQEAIKKFKKASAEEVNGLLSKFIFVNLNKKYPGLCTTSSLDWAKIRRYRNLIIANILLHGGCRSGVVTNMTLGEFGEAEDLLMGQLESFWVIKVSQHKTSATYGPAQVVLPNELYNWCRAYITNFRLQTPNASSMDHPSTPLFIGVNGKAVLRVAQDVERIGASLGVQHLTPVNIRKTSEKQLQPGIGFKLLRQGHGCYMKVIIHYLQ from the exons atgtcGTACGCcaacaaaggttacgattatcaacaaaacaaaaacggtCATTTTAAACATTTATGCACAGAACATCTCTTATTGGCACATATATCTGGGTGTTCAGTCTTCCTTTATTCAGTTCTTATGATGTATTCATGCattattaatatgattattGTCTATACTTTTATCCATCCAGCAAATATGGATAAACGTTCATGCTCGTATCAATATGGAGAAAGTGACAATGGGGATAGAGAG GCATTCAACATCCTGAACAGCATACGGGGTGGGATGGATAGCCAGACAGAACTGTTCAGCAG tAACAATGATGAACTGGAAGAAGATGATGGACATGAGGAATATGGCGATGAGGAATATGGAGATGAGGAAGATGAAGAGGAGGTAGATGAAGAGGAGGTAGATGAAGTCTTGGATGATCAATGGGAAGGAAAGGTTAAACCTGCTGCATTGCATAAGAAAAGT GGCAGGATTATTCGAAAATGTCCACTCTGCCAGAGTGACCAAGTTAGACTCGGTGACCACCTGCGAGTGACGCATAAAATTCCTCTGTTGGCAAGGAGAAAAATACTTTATGAG aATGGCCTGATGCACTCATATATCCATAAATCCATCATGATCTTTTATTGGCTTTGCAGGGTTCCTATCTCACATGCAGAAAAGCAG AGGACTTCTAAATGTTACCAGTCGTTACTGGACACTGCGAAATGGTCGAAACCAAATGTGATAGAGAGCCAGAAGAAAAGTGGAAAAAATAGCTGCACTGATGATGAGGATCTCGATCCCTGCCTTG agcaatttaaaaaatatgagaCAGCAAAACACAGGGGGACACCTGCTGCAAAGAAAGCATTGCAGCATTTCAGGCAGCTACAGATTCTCATGGAAAGGCTGCACTTGTCTATTAGACAGTTGATGCTGCCAAGCACTGCCCAAAA AACTGTAGAACTCCTAAATGATGATGGCAAGCAGCCAAAAACCATCCAATGCTACTTGCTATCTTTAAAAAAACTGGCTAATTTTTTAGCTGTCAACACCAGCGCCGCAAGCACCAACGGTGTTACAGTGGCATCTGCTGACCGCATGGTGCGTGCAGTAGATGATTTTGTGTCATCAATGAGGCCGGAGGCATTACGGAGAGAAAAATTTCTTCGATCCCAAATTGCAG GAATCCTTCTATCACAAGAAGCAatcaaaaaattcaaaaaggcTTCAGCAGAAGAGGTGAATGGTCTATTGAGTAAGTTCATTTTTGTCaacttaaataaaaaatatccag GTCTCTGTACGACAAGTTCCCTTGATTGGGCAAAAATTAGGAGGTATAGGAACCTCATCATTGCCAACATTCTACTCCATGGTGGCTGCAGAAGTGGTGTGGTCACCAACATGACTCTAGGCGAATTTGGAGAGGCAGAAGATTTGTTGATGGGCCAACTGGAATCATTTTGGGTTATAAAG GTCTCACAGCATAAAACATCTGCAACTTATGGGCCTGCACAAGTCGTTCTTCCAAATGAACTATACAATTGGTGCAGAGCGTACATCACAAATTTCAGGTTGCAGACACCCAATGCTTCCTCGATGGACCACCCCTCAACCCCCCTGTTTATCGGTGTGAACGGCAAGGCAGTGCTACGTGTAGCACAGGATGTTGAAAGGATAGGGGCGTCATTGGGTGTGCAACATCTCACACCAGTCAACATCAGAAAAACATCAGAAAAACAATTGCAACCTGG GATAGGATTCAAACTCTTGAGGCAGGGACATGGATGCTACATGAAAGTTATCATTCACTACTTGCAATGA
- the LOC139960104 gene encoding uncharacterized protein isoform X5, producing MEPNTAIIVLKSDGMWANMDKRSCSYQYGESDNGDREAFNILNSIRGGMDSQTELFSSNNDELEEDDGHEEYGDEEYGDEEDEEEVDEEEVDEVLDDQWEGKVKPAALHKKSGRIIRKCPLCQSDQVRLGDHLRVTHKIPLLARRKILYENGLMHSYIHKSIMIFYWLCRVPISHAEKQRTSKCYQSLLDTAKWSKPNVIESQKKSGKNSCTDDEDLDPCLEQFKKYETAKHRGTPAAKKALQHFRQLQILMERLHLSIRQLMLPSTAQKTVELLNDDGKQPKTIQCYLLSLKKLANFLAVNTSAASTNGVTVASADRMVRAVDDFVSSMRPEALRREKFLRSQIAGILLSQEAIKKFKKASAEEVNGLLSKFIFVNLNKKYPGLCTTSSLDWAKIRRYRNLIIANILLHGGCRSGVVTNMTLGEFGEAEDLLMGQLESFWVIKVSQHKTSATYGPAQVVLPNELYNWCRAYITNFRLQTPNASSMDHPSTPLFIGVNGKAVLRVAQDVERIGASLGVQHLTPVNIRKTSEKQLQPGLVHPSLHRTVPSSPSTWPTMKIHRPLIIELPTQPSMLAGHLIS from the exons ATGGAGCCAAACACAGCCATCATAGTGTTGAAGAGCGATGGAATGTGGG CAAATATGGATAAACGTTCATGCTCGTATCAATATGGAGAAAGTGACAATGGGGATAGAGAG GCATTCAACATCCTGAACAGCATACGGGGTGGGATGGATAGCCAGACAGAACTGTTCAGCAG tAACAATGATGAACTGGAAGAAGATGATGGACATGAGGAATATGGCGATGAGGAATATGGAGATGAGGAAGATGAAGAGGAGGTAGATGAAGAGGAGGTAGATGAAGTCTTGGATGATCAATGGGAAGGAAAGGTTAAACCTGCTGCATTGCATAAGAAAAGT GGCAGGATTATTCGAAAATGTCCACTCTGCCAGAGTGACCAAGTTAGACTCGGTGACCACCTGCGAGTGACGCATAAAATTCCTCTGTTGGCAAGGAGAAAAATACTTTATGAG aATGGCCTGATGCACTCATATATCCATAAATCCATCATGATCTTTTATTGGCTTTGCAGGGTTCCTATCTCACATGCAGAAAAGCAG AGGACTTCTAAATGTTACCAGTCGTTACTGGACACTGCGAAATGGTCGAAACCAAATGTGATAGAGAGCCAGAAGAAAAGTGGAAAAAATAGCTGCACTGATGATGAGGATCTCGATCCCTGCCTTG agcaatttaaaaaatatgagaCAGCAAAACACAGGGGGACACCTGCTGCAAAGAAAGCATTGCAGCATTTCAGGCAGCTACAGATTCTCATGGAAAGGCTGCACTTGTCTATTAGACAGTTGATGCTGCCAAGCACTGCCCAAAA AACTGTAGAACTCCTAAATGATGATGGCAAGCAGCCAAAAACCATCCAATGCTACTTGCTATCTTTAAAAAAACTGGCTAATTTTTTAGCTGTCAACACCAGCGCCGCAAGCACCAACGGTGTTACAGTGGCATCTGCTGACCGCATGGTGCGTGCAGTAGATGATTTTGTGTCATCAATGAGGCCGGAGGCATTACGGAGAGAAAAATTTCTTCGATCCCAAATTGCAG GAATCCTTCTATCACAAGAAGCAatcaaaaaattcaaaaaggcTTCAGCAGAAGAGGTGAATGGTCTATTGAGTAAGTTCATTTTTGTCaacttaaataaaaaatatccag GTCTCTGTACGACAAGTTCCCTTGATTGGGCAAAAATTAGGAGGTATAGGAACCTCATCATTGCCAACATTCTACTCCATGGTGGCTGCAGAAGTGGTGTGGTCACCAACATGACTCTAGGCGAATTTGGAGAGGCAGAAGATTTGTTGATGGGCCAACTGGAATCATTTTGGGTTATAAAG GTCTCACAGCATAAAACATCTGCAACTTATGGGCCTGCACAAGTCGTTCTTCCAAATGAACTATACAATTGGTGCAGAGCGTACATCACAAATTTCAGGTTGCAGACACCCAATGCTTCCTCGATGGACCACCCCTCAACCCCCCTGTTTATCGGTGTGAACGGCAAGGCAGTGCTACGTGTAGCACAGGATGTTGAAAGGATAGGGGCGTCATTGGGTGTGCAACATCTCACACCAGTCAACATCAGAAAAACATCAGAAAAACAATTGCAACCTGG TCTTGTGCATCCCAGTCTGCATCGAACCGTGCCCTCATCTCCCAGCACATGGCCCACCATGAAAATACACAGGCCACTTAT tATAGAGCTGCCAACTCAGCCGTCGATGCTTGCAGGGCATCTCATATCATAG
- the LOC139960104 gene encoding uncharacterized protein isoform X1 produces the protein MSYANKGYDYQQNKNGHFKHLCTEHLLLAHISGCSVFLYSVLMMYSCIINMIIVYTFIHPANMDKRSCSYQYGESDNGDREAFNILNSIRGGMDSQTELFSSNNDELEEDDGHEEYGDEEYGDEEDEEEVDEEEVDEVLDDQWEGKVKPAALHKKSGRIIRKCPLCQSDQVRLGDHLRVTHKIPLLARRKILYENGLMHSYIHKSIMIFYWLCRVPISHAEKQRTSKCYQSLLDTAKWSKPNVIESQKKSGKNSCTDDEDLDPCLEQFKKYETAKHRGTPAAKKALQHFRQLQILMERLHLSIRQLMLPSTAQKTVELLNDDGKQPKTIQCYLLSLKKLANFLAVNTSAASTNGVTVASADRMVRAVDDFVSSMRPEALRREKFLRSQIAGILLSQEAIKKFKKASAEEVNGLLSKFIFVNLNKKYPGLCTTSSLDWAKIRRYRNLIIANILLHGGCRSGVVTNMTLGEFGEAEDLLMGQLESFWVIKVSQHKTSATYGPAQVVLPNELYNWCRAYITNFRLQTPNASSMDHPSTPLFIGVNGKAVLRVAQDVERIGASLGVQHLTPVNIRKTSEKQLQPGLVHPSLHRTVPSSPSTWPTMKIHRPLIIELPTQPSMLAGHLIS, from the exons atgtcGTACGCcaacaaaggttacgattatcaacaaaacaaaaacggtCATTTTAAACATTTATGCACAGAACATCTCTTATTGGCACATATATCTGGGTGTTCAGTCTTCCTTTATTCAGTTCTTATGATGTATTCATGCattattaatatgattattGTCTATACTTTTATCCATCCAGCAAATATGGATAAACGTTCATGCTCGTATCAATATGGAGAAAGTGACAATGGGGATAGAGAG GCATTCAACATCCTGAACAGCATACGGGGTGGGATGGATAGCCAGACAGAACTGTTCAGCAG tAACAATGATGAACTGGAAGAAGATGATGGACATGAGGAATATGGCGATGAGGAATATGGAGATGAGGAAGATGAAGAGGAGGTAGATGAAGAGGAGGTAGATGAAGTCTTGGATGATCAATGGGAAGGAAAGGTTAAACCTGCTGCATTGCATAAGAAAAGT GGCAGGATTATTCGAAAATGTCCACTCTGCCAGAGTGACCAAGTTAGACTCGGTGACCACCTGCGAGTGACGCATAAAATTCCTCTGTTGGCAAGGAGAAAAATACTTTATGAG aATGGCCTGATGCACTCATATATCCATAAATCCATCATGATCTTTTATTGGCTTTGCAGGGTTCCTATCTCACATGCAGAAAAGCAG AGGACTTCTAAATGTTACCAGTCGTTACTGGACACTGCGAAATGGTCGAAACCAAATGTGATAGAGAGCCAGAAGAAAAGTGGAAAAAATAGCTGCACTGATGATGAGGATCTCGATCCCTGCCTTG agcaatttaaaaaatatgagaCAGCAAAACACAGGGGGACACCTGCTGCAAAGAAAGCATTGCAGCATTTCAGGCAGCTACAGATTCTCATGGAAAGGCTGCACTTGTCTATTAGACAGTTGATGCTGCCAAGCACTGCCCAAAA AACTGTAGAACTCCTAAATGATGATGGCAAGCAGCCAAAAACCATCCAATGCTACTTGCTATCTTTAAAAAAACTGGCTAATTTTTTAGCTGTCAACACCAGCGCCGCAAGCACCAACGGTGTTACAGTGGCATCTGCTGACCGCATGGTGCGTGCAGTAGATGATTTTGTGTCATCAATGAGGCCGGAGGCATTACGGAGAGAAAAATTTCTTCGATCCCAAATTGCAG GAATCCTTCTATCACAAGAAGCAatcaaaaaattcaaaaaggcTTCAGCAGAAGAGGTGAATGGTCTATTGAGTAAGTTCATTTTTGTCaacttaaataaaaaatatccag GTCTCTGTACGACAAGTTCCCTTGATTGGGCAAAAATTAGGAGGTATAGGAACCTCATCATTGCCAACATTCTACTCCATGGTGGCTGCAGAAGTGGTGTGGTCACCAACATGACTCTAGGCGAATTTGGAGAGGCAGAAGATTTGTTGATGGGCCAACTGGAATCATTTTGGGTTATAAAG GTCTCACAGCATAAAACATCTGCAACTTATGGGCCTGCACAAGTCGTTCTTCCAAATGAACTATACAATTGGTGCAGAGCGTACATCACAAATTTCAGGTTGCAGACACCCAATGCTTCCTCGATGGACCACCCCTCAACCCCCCTGTTTATCGGTGTGAACGGCAAGGCAGTGCTACGTGTAGCACAGGATGTTGAAAGGATAGGGGCGTCATTGGGTGTGCAACATCTCACACCAGTCAACATCAGAAAAACATCAGAAAAACAATTGCAACCTGG TCTTGTGCATCCCAGTCTGCATCGAACCGTGCCCTCATCTCCCAGCACATGGCCCACCATGAAAATACACAGGCCACTTAT tATAGAGCTGCCAACTCAGCCGTCGATGCTTGCAGGGCATCTCATATCATAG
- the LOC139960104 gene encoding uncharacterized protein isoform X2 encodes MSYANKGYDYQQNKNGHFKHLCTEHLLLAHISGCSVFLYSVLMMYSCIINMIIVYTFIHPANMDKRSCSYQYGESDNGDREAFNILNSIRGGMDSQTELFSSNNDELEEDDGHEEYGDEEYGDEEDEEEVDEEEVDEVLDDQWEGKVKPAALHKKSGRIIRKCPLCQSDQVRLGDHLRVTHKIPLLARRKILYENGLMHSYIHKSIMIFYWLCRVPISHAEKQRTSKCYQSLLDTAKWSKPNVIESQKKSGKNSCTDDEDLDPCLEQFKKYETAKHRGTPAAKKALQHFRQLQILMERLHLSIRQLMLPSTAQKTVELLNDDGKQPKTIQCYLLSLKKLANFLAVNTSAASTNGVTVASADRMVRAVDDFVSSMRPEALRREKFLRSQIAGILLSQEAIKKFKKASAEEVNGLLSLCTTSSLDWAKIRRYRNLIIANILLHGGCRSGVVTNMTLGEFGEAEDLLMGQLESFWVIKVSQHKTSATYGPAQVVLPNELYNWCRAYITNFRLQTPNASSMDHPSTPLFIGVNGKAVLRVAQDVERIGASLGVQHLTPVNIRKTSEKQLQPGLVHPSLHRTVPSSPSTWPTMKIHRPLIIELPTQPSMLAGHLIS; translated from the exons atgtcGTACGCcaacaaaggttacgattatcaacaaaacaaaaacggtCATTTTAAACATTTATGCACAGAACATCTCTTATTGGCACATATATCTGGGTGTTCAGTCTTCCTTTATTCAGTTCTTATGATGTATTCATGCattattaatatgattattGTCTATACTTTTATCCATCCAGCAAATATGGATAAACGTTCATGCTCGTATCAATATGGAGAAAGTGACAATGGGGATAGAGAG GCATTCAACATCCTGAACAGCATACGGGGTGGGATGGATAGCCAGACAGAACTGTTCAGCAG tAACAATGATGAACTGGAAGAAGATGATGGACATGAGGAATATGGCGATGAGGAATATGGAGATGAGGAAGATGAAGAGGAGGTAGATGAAGAGGAGGTAGATGAAGTCTTGGATGATCAATGGGAAGGAAAGGTTAAACCTGCTGCATTGCATAAGAAAAGT GGCAGGATTATTCGAAAATGTCCACTCTGCCAGAGTGACCAAGTTAGACTCGGTGACCACCTGCGAGTGACGCATAAAATTCCTCTGTTGGCAAGGAGAAAAATACTTTATGAG aATGGCCTGATGCACTCATATATCCATAAATCCATCATGATCTTTTATTGGCTTTGCAGGGTTCCTATCTCACATGCAGAAAAGCAG AGGACTTCTAAATGTTACCAGTCGTTACTGGACACTGCGAAATGGTCGAAACCAAATGTGATAGAGAGCCAGAAGAAAAGTGGAAAAAATAGCTGCACTGATGATGAGGATCTCGATCCCTGCCTTG agcaatttaaaaaatatgagaCAGCAAAACACAGGGGGACACCTGCTGCAAAGAAAGCATTGCAGCATTTCAGGCAGCTACAGATTCTCATGGAAAGGCTGCACTTGTCTATTAGACAGTTGATGCTGCCAAGCACTGCCCAAAA AACTGTAGAACTCCTAAATGATGATGGCAAGCAGCCAAAAACCATCCAATGCTACTTGCTATCTTTAAAAAAACTGGCTAATTTTTTAGCTGTCAACACCAGCGCCGCAAGCACCAACGGTGTTACAGTGGCATCTGCTGACCGCATGGTGCGTGCAGTAGATGATTTTGTGTCATCAATGAGGCCGGAGGCATTACGGAGAGAAAAATTTCTTCGATCCCAAATTGCAG GAATCCTTCTATCACAAGAAGCAatcaaaaaattcaaaaaggcTTCAGCAGAAGAGGTGAATGGTCTATTGA GTCTCTGTACGACAAGTTCCCTTGATTGGGCAAAAATTAGGAGGTATAGGAACCTCATCATTGCCAACATTCTACTCCATGGTGGCTGCAGAAGTGGTGTGGTCACCAACATGACTCTAGGCGAATTTGGAGAGGCAGAAGATTTGTTGATGGGCCAACTGGAATCATTTTGGGTTATAAAG GTCTCACAGCATAAAACATCTGCAACTTATGGGCCTGCACAAGTCGTTCTTCCAAATGAACTATACAATTGGTGCAGAGCGTACATCACAAATTTCAGGTTGCAGACACCCAATGCTTCCTCGATGGACCACCCCTCAACCCCCCTGTTTATCGGTGTGAACGGCAAGGCAGTGCTACGTGTAGCACAGGATGTTGAAAGGATAGGGGCGTCATTGGGTGTGCAACATCTCACACCAGTCAACATCAGAAAAACATCAGAAAAACAATTGCAACCTGG TCTTGTGCATCCCAGTCTGCATCGAACCGTGCCCTCATCTCCCAGCACATGGCCCACCATGAAAATACACAGGCCACTTAT tATAGAGCTGCCAACTCAGCCGTCGATGCTTGCAGGGCATCTCATATCATAG
- the LOC139960104 gene encoding uncharacterized protein isoform X4 encodes MSYANKGYDYQQNKNGHFKHLCTEHLLLAHISGCSVFLYSVLMMYSCIINMIIVYTFIHPANMDKRSCSYQYGESDNGDREAFNILNSIRGGMDSQTELFSSNNDELEEDDGHEEYGDEEYGDEEDEEEVDEEEVDEVLDDQWEGKVKPAALHKKSGRIIRKCPLCQSDQVRLGDHLRVTHKIPLLARRKILYENGLMHSYIHKSIMIFYWLCRVPISHAEKQRTSKCYQSLLDTAKWSKPNVIESQKKSGKNSCTDDEDLDPCLEQFKKYETAKHRGTPAAKKALQHFRQLQILMERLHLSIRQLMLPSTAQKTVELLNDDGKQPKTIQCYLLSLKKLANFLAVNTSAASTNGVTVASADRMVRAVDDFVSSMRPEALRREKFLRSQIAGLCTTSSLDWAKIRRYRNLIIANILLHGGCRSGVVTNMTLGEFGEAEDLLMGQLESFWVIKVSQHKTSATYGPAQVVLPNELYNWCRAYITNFRLQTPNASSMDHPSTPLFIGVNGKAVLRVAQDVERIGASLGVQHLTPVNIRKTSEKQLQPGLVHPSLHRTVPSSPSTWPTMKIHRPLIIELPTQPSMLAGHLIS; translated from the exons atgtcGTACGCcaacaaaggttacgattatcaacaaaacaaaaacggtCATTTTAAACATTTATGCACAGAACATCTCTTATTGGCACATATATCTGGGTGTTCAGTCTTCCTTTATTCAGTTCTTATGATGTATTCATGCattattaatatgattattGTCTATACTTTTATCCATCCAGCAAATATGGATAAACGTTCATGCTCGTATCAATATGGAGAAAGTGACAATGGGGATAGAGAG GCATTCAACATCCTGAACAGCATACGGGGTGGGATGGATAGCCAGACAGAACTGTTCAGCAG tAACAATGATGAACTGGAAGAAGATGATGGACATGAGGAATATGGCGATGAGGAATATGGAGATGAGGAAGATGAAGAGGAGGTAGATGAAGAGGAGGTAGATGAAGTCTTGGATGATCAATGGGAAGGAAAGGTTAAACCTGCTGCATTGCATAAGAAAAGT GGCAGGATTATTCGAAAATGTCCACTCTGCCAGAGTGACCAAGTTAGACTCGGTGACCACCTGCGAGTGACGCATAAAATTCCTCTGTTGGCAAGGAGAAAAATACTTTATGAG aATGGCCTGATGCACTCATATATCCATAAATCCATCATGATCTTTTATTGGCTTTGCAGGGTTCCTATCTCACATGCAGAAAAGCAG AGGACTTCTAAATGTTACCAGTCGTTACTGGACACTGCGAAATGGTCGAAACCAAATGTGATAGAGAGCCAGAAGAAAAGTGGAAAAAATAGCTGCACTGATGATGAGGATCTCGATCCCTGCCTTG agcaatttaaaaaatatgagaCAGCAAAACACAGGGGGACACCTGCTGCAAAGAAAGCATTGCAGCATTTCAGGCAGCTACAGATTCTCATGGAAAGGCTGCACTTGTCTATTAGACAGTTGATGCTGCCAAGCACTGCCCAAAA AACTGTAGAACTCCTAAATGATGATGGCAAGCAGCCAAAAACCATCCAATGCTACTTGCTATCTTTAAAAAAACTGGCTAATTTTTTAGCTGTCAACACCAGCGCCGCAAGCACCAACGGTGTTACAGTGGCATCTGCTGACCGCATGGTGCGTGCAGTAGATGATTTTGTGTCATCAATGAGGCCGGAGGCATTACGGAGAGAAAAATTTCTTCGATCCCAAATTGCAG GTCTCTGTACGACAAGTTCCCTTGATTGGGCAAAAATTAGGAGGTATAGGAACCTCATCATTGCCAACATTCTACTCCATGGTGGCTGCAGAAGTGGTGTGGTCACCAACATGACTCTAGGCGAATTTGGAGAGGCAGAAGATTTGTTGATGGGCCAACTGGAATCATTTTGGGTTATAAAG GTCTCACAGCATAAAACATCTGCAACTTATGGGCCTGCACAAGTCGTTCTTCCAAATGAACTATACAATTGGTGCAGAGCGTACATCACAAATTTCAGGTTGCAGACACCCAATGCTTCCTCGATGGACCACCCCTCAACCCCCCTGTTTATCGGTGTGAACGGCAAGGCAGTGCTACGTGTAGCACAGGATGTTGAAAGGATAGGGGCGTCATTGGGTGTGCAACATCTCACACCAGTCAACATCAGAAAAACATCAGAAAAACAATTGCAACCTGG TCTTGTGCATCCCAGTCTGCATCGAACCGTGCCCTCATCTCCCAGCACATGGCCCACCATGAAAATACACAGGCCACTTAT tATAGAGCTGCCAACTCAGCCGTCGATGCTTGCAGGGCATCTCATATCATAG